From Desmodus rotundus isolate HL8 chromosome 10, HLdesRot8A.1, whole genome shotgun sequence, one genomic window encodes:
- the GRK6 gene encoding G protein-coupled receptor kinase 6 isoform X2: MELENIVANTVLLKAREGGSGNRKGKSKKWRQMLQFPHISQCEELRLSLERDYHSLCERQPIGRLLFREFCATRPELTRCIAFLDGVAEYEVTPDEKRKACGQQLMQNFLSHTGPDLIPEIPRQMVTNCAQRLDQGPCKDLFQELTRLTHEYLSVAPFADYLDSIYFNRFLQWKWLERQPVTKNTFRQYRVLGKGGFGEVCACQVRATGKMYACKKLEKKRIKKRKGEAMALNEKQILEKVNSRFVVSLAYAYETKDALCLVLTLMNGGDLKFHIYHMGQAGFSEARAVFYTAEICCGLEDLHRERIVYRDLKPENILLDDHGGWGGHRGRVEWGGVLPTCLMGIPLSPPHSGHIRISDLGLAVHVPEGQTIKGRVGTVGYMAPEVVKNERYTFSPDWWALGCLLYEMIAGQSPFQQRKKKIKREEVERLVKEVPEEYSDRFSPQARSLCSQLLCKDPAERLGCRGGGAREVKEHPLFKKLNFKRLGAGMLEPPFKPDPQAIYCKDVLDIEQFSTVKGVELEPTDQDFYQKFATGSVPIPWQNEMVETECFQELNVFGLDGSVPPDLDWRGQPPAPPKKGLLQRLFSRQR; the protein is encoded by the exons ATGGAGCTCGAAAACATCGTAGCGAACACGGTGCTTCTCAAGGCCCGGGAAG gtggcagtgggAATCGCAAAGGCAAAAGCAAGAAGTGGCGGCAGATGCTGCAGTTCCCCCACATCAGCCAGTGCGAGGAGCTGCGGCTCAGCCTCG AGCGTGACTACCACAGCCTGTGTGAGCGGCAGCCTATTGGGCGCCTGCTGTTCCGAGAGTTCTGCGCGACAAGGCCTGAGCTGACCCGCTGCATTGCCTTCCTGGATGGGGTG GCTGAGTATGAAGTGACCCCTGATGAGAAGAGGAAGGCATGTGGGCAGCAGCTGATGCAGAATTTTCTGAGCCACACG GGTCCTGACCTCATCCCTGAGATCCCCCGGCAGATGGTGACTAACTGCGCGCAGCGGCTAGACCAGGGGCCCTGCAAAGACCTCTTCCAGGAGCTCACCCG GCTGACCCACGAGTACCTGAGCGTGGCCCCTTTTGCCGACTACCTCGACAGCATCTACTTCAACCGTTTCCTGCAGTGGAAGTGGCTGGAAAG GCAGCCCGTGACCAAAAACACCTTCAGGCAGTACCGAGTCCTGGGCAAAGGTGGCTTTGGGGAG GTGTGCGCCTGCCAGGTGCGGGCAACAGGCAAGATGTACGCCTGCAAAAAACTGGAGAAGAAGCGGATCAAGAAGCGGAAGGGGGAGGCCATGGCGCTCAATGAGAAGCAGATCCTGGAGAAAGTGAACAGTAGGTTTGTA GTGAGCTTGGCCTACGCCTATGAGACCAAGGACGCGCTGTGCCTGGTGCTGACCCTGATGAACGGAGGCGACCTCAAGTTCCACATCTACCACATGGGCCAGGCTGGCTTCTCTGAGGCACGGGCCGTCTTCTACACCGCGGAGATCTGCTGCGGCCTGGAGGACCTGCATCGGGAACGCATCGTGTATAG gGACCTGAAGCCAGAGAACATCCTACTGGATGACCATGGTGGGTGGGGGGGCCACAGAGgtagggtggagtggggtggggtcctGCCCACCTGCTTAATGGGCATCCCGCTTTCCCCCCCACATTCAGGTCACATCCGAATCTCCGACCTGGGGCTGGCTGTGCACGTGCCCGAGGGCCAGACCATCAAAGGCCGTGTGGGCACTGTGGGCTACATGG CTCCGGAGGTGGTGAAGAACGAGCGGTACAcgttcagccctgactggtgggcgctgggttgcctcctgtatgagaTGATCGCCGGCCAGTCGCCCTTCcagcagaggaaaaagaagattaaGCGGGAGGAGGTGGAACGGCTGGTGAAGGAGGTGCCTGAGGAGTACTCTGATCGCTTTTCCCCGCAGGCCCGCTCTCTCTGCTCCCAG CTCCTGTGCAAGGACCCTGCCGAGCGGCTCGGATGTCGTGGAGGCGGTGCCCGTGAGGTGAAGGAGCACCCCCTCTTTAAGAAACTGAACTTCAAGCGTCTGGGAGCTGGCATGCTGGAGCCGCCCTTTAAGCCCGAT CCCCAAGCCATTTACTGCAAGGACGTCCTGGACATCGAACAATTCTCTACGGTGAAGGGTGTGGAGCTGGAGCCCACTGACCAGGACTTCTACCAGAAGTTTGCCACGGGCAGCGTGCCTATCCCCTGGCAGAACGAG
- the GRK6 gene encoding G protein-coupled receptor kinase 6 isoform X4, translated as MELENIVANTVLLKAREGGSGNRKGKSKKWRQMLQFPHISQCEELRLSLERDYHSLCERQPIGRLLFREFCATRPELTRCIAFLDGVAEYEVTPDEKRKACGQQLMQNFLSHTGPDLIPEIPRQMVTNCAQRLDQGPCKDLFQELTRLTHEYLSVAPFADYLDSIYFNRFLQWKWLERQPVTKNTFRQYRVLGKGGFGEVCACQVRATGKMYACKKLEKKRIKKRKGEAMALNEKQILEKVNSRFVVSLAYAYETKDALCLVLTLMNGGDLKFHIYHMGQAGFSEARAVFYTAEICCGLEDLHRERIVYRDLKPENILLDDHGHIRISDLGLAVHVPEGQTIKGRVGTVGYMAPEVVKNERYTFSPDWWALGCLLYEMIAGQSPFQQRKKKIKREEVERLVKEVPEEYSDRFSPQARSLCSQLLCKDPAERLGCRGGGAREVKEHPLFKKLNFKRLGAGMLEPPFKPDPQAIYCKDVLDIEQFSTVKGVELEPTDQDFYQKFATGSVPIPWQNEMVETECFQELNVFGLDGSVPPDLDWRGQPPAPPKKGLLQRLFSRQR; from the exons ATGGAGCTCGAAAACATCGTAGCGAACACGGTGCTTCTCAAGGCCCGGGAAG gtggcagtgggAATCGCAAAGGCAAAAGCAAGAAGTGGCGGCAGATGCTGCAGTTCCCCCACATCAGCCAGTGCGAGGAGCTGCGGCTCAGCCTCG AGCGTGACTACCACAGCCTGTGTGAGCGGCAGCCTATTGGGCGCCTGCTGTTCCGAGAGTTCTGCGCGACAAGGCCTGAGCTGACCCGCTGCATTGCCTTCCTGGATGGGGTG GCTGAGTATGAAGTGACCCCTGATGAGAAGAGGAAGGCATGTGGGCAGCAGCTGATGCAGAATTTTCTGAGCCACACG GGTCCTGACCTCATCCCTGAGATCCCCCGGCAGATGGTGACTAACTGCGCGCAGCGGCTAGACCAGGGGCCCTGCAAAGACCTCTTCCAGGAGCTCACCCG GCTGACCCACGAGTACCTGAGCGTGGCCCCTTTTGCCGACTACCTCGACAGCATCTACTTCAACCGTTTCCTGCAGTGGAAGTGGCTGGAAAG GCAGCCCGTGACCAAAAACACCTTCAGGCAGTACCGAGTCCTGGGCAAAGGTGGCTTTGGGGAG GTGTGCGCCTGCCAGGTGCGGGCAACAGGCAAGATGTACGCCTGCAAAAAACTGGAGAAGAAGCGGATCAAGAAGCGGAAGGGGGAGGCCATGGCGCTCAATGAGAAGCAGATCCTGGAGAAAGTGAACAGTAGGTTTGTA GTGAGCTTGGCCTACGCCTATGAGACCAAGGACGCGCTGTGCCTGGTGCTGACCCTGATGAACGGAGGCGACCTCAAGTTCCACATCTACCACATGGGCCAGGCTGGCTTCTCTGAGGCACGGGCCGTCTTCTACACCGCGGAGATCTGCTGCGGCCTGGAGGACCTGCATCGGGAACGCATCGTGTATAG gGACCTGAAGCCAGAGAACATCCTACTGGATGACCATG GTCACATCCGAATCTCCGACCTGGGGCTGGCTGTGCACGTGCCCGAGGGCCAGACCATCAAAGGCCGTGTGGGCACTGTGGGCTACATGG CTCCGGAGGTGGTGAAGAACGAGCGGTACAcgttcagccctgactggtgggcgctgggttgcctcctgtatgagaTGATCGCCGGCCAGTCGCCCTTCcagcagaggaaaaagaagattaaGCGGGAGGAGGTGGAACGGCTGGTGAAGGAGGTGCCTGAGGAGTACTCTGATCGCTTTTCCCCGCAGGCCCGCTCTCTCTGCTCCCAG CTCCTGTGCAAGGACCCTGCCGAGCGGCTCGGATGTCGTGGAGGCGGTGCCCGTGAGGTGAAGGAGCACCCCCTCTTTAAGAAACTGAACTTCAAGCGTCTGGGAGCTGGCATGCTGGAGCCGCCCTTTAAGCCCGAT CCCCAAGCCATTTACTGCAAGGACGTCCTGGACATCGAACAATTCTCTACGGTGAAGGGTGTGGAGCTGGAGCCCACTGACCAGGACTTCTACCAGAAGTTTGCCACGGGCAGCGTGCCTATCCCCTGGCAGAACGAG